Proteins encoded by one window of Flavobacterium sp. N502540:
- a CDS encoding RNA polymerase sigma factor RpoD/SigA — MRQLKITKQVTNRETASLDKYLQEIGKVDLITADEEVELAQRIKAGDQRALEKLTKANLRFVVSVAKQYQNQGLTLPDLINEGNLGLIKAAQRFDETRGFKFISYAVWWIRQSILQALAEQSRIVRLPLNKIGSINKINKMYALLEQSNERPPSAEEIAKELDMTVNDVKESMKNSGRHLSMDAPLVEGEDSNLYDVLRSGESPNPDRELIHESLRTEIERSLETLTPREADVVRLYFGLGDQHPMTLEEIGETFDLTRERVRQIKEKAIRRLKHTSRSKILKTYLG; from the coding sequence ATGAGACAACTTAAAATCACCAAGCAGGTAACCAATCGTGAAACTGCATCATTAGACAAATACCTACAAGAAATTGGAAAAGTTGACCTAATTACCGCCGATGAAGAGGTAGAATTAGCACAGAGAATAAAAGCCGGTGATCAAAGAGCATTAGAAAAATTAACAAAAGCTAACCTACGTTTCGTTGTATCGGTTGCTAAACAATATCAAAATCAAGGATTAACTCTTCCTGACTTAATTAATGAAGGAAACTTAGGTTTAATTAAAGCCGCTCAGCGTTTTGATGAGACTCGTGGTTTCAAATTCATCTCTTATGCTGTATGGTGGATTCGTCAATCGATCCTGCAGGCTTTGGCAGAACAATCTCGTATTGTTCGTTTACCATTAAACAAAATCGGTTCTATCAATAAAATCAACAAAATGTATGCTTTATTAGAGCAATCTAACGAGCGTCCGCCTTCTGCTGAAGAAATTGCAAAAGAACTTGACATGACTGTAAATGACGTAAAAGAGTCTATGAAAAACTCTGGTCGTCACCTATCAATGGATGCGCCTCTTGTTGAAGGTGAAGACTCCAACCTTTATGACGTTTTACGTTCAGGAGAATCTCCAAACCCGGACAGAGAATTAATTCACGAATCATTACGTACTGAAATTGAGCGTTCATTAGAAACATTAACTCCAAGAGAGGCCGATGTTGTTCGTTTGTATTTTGGTCTTGGCGATCAACACCCAATGACTTTAGAGGAAATTGGAGAAACTTTCGACCTGACTCGTGAGCGTGTTCGTCAGATTAAAGAAAAAGCAATCCGTAGATTAAAACATACTTCAAGAAGTAAAATTCTTAAAACTTATCTTGGATAA